The sequence TAATGTTTAGTGACCCAGCCAGTTATGCTCAACGGGTTCATTTAGGCATGGTTGCCCCGATCGATGAGTTTATTGAAGAAGAAGGTTACACGATGGCAGAAGAATATAAAGTGGATACGCAAATGAACGGCCACTATTATGCTTTGCCTGGCAAATTCAATCCTTGGTATGTGCTTGTTAATAAGGACCATTTCGATGAGGCAGGACTGGAAGTGCCGACCGACTGGACATGGGATGAATTTATCGAGTATGCAGAAGCCCTGACTACTGATGATCATTACGGTGTTTACTTCCACGGGCCCCAAGGTGATGGATGGATGGAATACTTGAAATTGGCACTTGCAAGTGAAGAAGGGGACACAGAATTCATCAAAGCGGATGGCACATCGAATCTTGACCACCCACTCTTTAAAAAGACGTTGGAAATGCGCGTGAAAATGGAAAAAGAAGATCAGTCATCTGTACCGTATACAGACATTATTTCGCAGAAACTCCATTATCGCAACCAATTCTTTGGCCAAGAGGCAAGCATGATTCCAATTGGAAGCTGGATGAATACAGAACTAGGTGGAACCGACCAGTTTCCGCTGGATTTCAACGTTGGGGTAGCGCCCTATCCAAAAAATGATTTAAGCAGTGAAGGCTATACGCCAGTGACTACTGATTACATGGCAGTAGCAGCAAATTCTGACCATAAAAAAGAAGCATACACGTTCATTCGTTGGTATACAACGGAAGGGCAAATGGTGCAAGGGAAAAATGTGCCATCTTGGAACGAAGTAACCGTAGATGACCTTGGTACGATCATTGATGGCATTTTAGCTGAAACCGTTTCGCCGGAAAAAGTCGATCGAGATGCACTCGTACATGTTTTACAACATGCCCAGTCCCCTAAAATGGTCGCTCCTGTCTCTTACCAAGCGGAACTTTATAAAGTGATCGGCGAGGAATACGAGAAGCTGATCTTAGATGACCAGGGAATTGAGAAGACGCTAGAGAATATGCAGACACGCACACAAGAAATCATTGATCATAATCAATAATCGTTTGCTAAAATAACGAATTAGGGGCGCAATCCGTTTCCGTCCCCTTCTTATTCATTTCTAATGAGGAGGTTGGTTATGTGGATTCGGATAAAACAAACGCTGACGCCCCGTTCGTTTCGTTTTAAAGTAGTTGCGGTTACCGTCCTATGCATTATGGTGCCAGCCGTGATCACTTTGTATGTGTATAGCTATTTAACAAAGGATGCAATGAAGGAACAAGCAATGGTGAATGCCGAGCGCGAGCTAAGCATTGCAGGGGCATATGTCTCAAAGCTGCTTGATGATATGTTATATGCCGTCAATTTTGTTCAATTGGACTCTGAAATGAACACAATATTAAAAAAGAATGCCAATCACGATACACAGCAACAGCATGTGGGGTATGAAGACTATTTGGAAGACCAAAAGGTCACAAAAACGATTGAAAATATGACGTTGCTCGGTGAAAAATCATATGTCACGATTCTTCTTAAAAATGGAAAGCACTATACAAATTACCCTGTTGCAGATTATAATCCTGAGCAACTGTTTCACGAAGCTTGGTTTAAAGAGCTAGATGAAGTGTATGGCTATGAAACGATTTGGATTGGCAGCCAGCCGACTGTGTTTGCATCAGAGCAGGATAAAAACCGCTACCAGCTATCAGTTGCACGAACGTTAAGAGACGCCAATTTGCAAATTTATGGGTACGTGATCGTCACGATGATGGAAACAGAAATCAAACAGGCATTTGCGGGTGCAGGTGGCAGTGGCGAAATGCTGCTCGTGGATGGTTCAAACCGAATATTATCGCATCGAGATTCAGAGCAAATTGGAGCTACGTTTTCTCCTATGGCGCAAGTACAGAACGCCAGTGGCGCCAATGTAATTGAACTGGAAAATGAAACGTACATTTATGCTGATTATCCACTCTCGTATACTGGCTGGAAGTTAGTTTCAGTCAATCCGTACAAACAAGCAATTAGTAAAATGAATCGTTTATTTGATACAGTGTTTTTTGCCCAACTCATCTCATTTGTTGTCTTTTTTCTATTATTGACATCCGTGTTGAAAACGGTTACAAGTCCACTGGTGCACCTTGGCCATATCGCGACAAAGGTACAAAGCGGGAAATTAAACGTCCGTGCTGACATTCAAAGCCAGGATGAAATTGGGAGGCTCTCCCATTCATTTAACCAGATGCTTGACCATATCAATGAAATGATTAACGAAATTACGGAAACACAAGCAAGAAAACGACAAGCAGAATTAGCGATGCTTCAAGCGCAAATCAACCCCCATTTCTTGTTTAATGTGTTGAATTCAATTCGAATGAAAGTGATGAGAAAAGGCGATGACGAAAGTGCAGAAATGATAAGTTCCCTTTCAAAGTTATTGCGGATGACGATAGACAAAGACAAGGGAATGATTCCATTGCAAGAGGAAGTTGAGATTGTCAATGATTTTGTTAAATTGATGAACATGAGGCAGAGAGAAAAAGTACGGCTGTTAATCGACGTCTCTGCCAAAGCGAACGCCGAAATGATTCCTCGTTTTATTTTACAGCCCATTATTGAAAATTCAATGATCCATGGCTTAAATCAATGTGCTGGGACGATTTCTTTAAAGGCGTACAGCAATGAGCAATGCTTTTTCATTATCATCAAGGATAATGGTCAAGGAATGAACGAGGAGACGTTAAAGCAAGTCCGAAAAAGTTTGACGTTCCAAGCAGAGGCAAGTATGGCCATCCATATAAACGGCTTTTCCAATCTTGGCATTTCTAATGTTTATGAACGGATGCGAATGACGTTTGGCGAAACATTCAACATGGACATTGAAAGTGTTGAAGGGCTGGGGACAAAAGTGGTCATGTGCGTATCTAGAGGAGGGAAAAAGTCAAATGTATAAAGTGATGTTGGTTGAAGACGATTACCCTGTACTAGAGTTGTTATCAGAGGCGACTGACTGGAAAAAACTCGGGCTAACTTTGCAAAGTACCCATGAAAATGGGGTTAGTGCTCTCCAGTATGCTTTACAAAAAGAGATGCCAGATATTTTAATCACCGATATTGGAATGCCGAAAATGAATGGCATTGAATTGATTAAACAAATGAAAGAAAAAAATCCTGCTATTCAAGTGAGCGTTTTATCATGCCACAGTGACTATGAATTTACGAGACAGGCGCTCCTATTGCAAGTCCAAGATTACTTGTTGAAAGATACCTTAAGGCCAGAAGATTTTGCCGCTGTTTTAAGCGAGTTAAAAAGGAACATTGAACAAGAACAGAAAAAGGCCAAAAAAGAAACAAAGCTTCGCCAAATCGCTGCGCAGAATCAGGAAGTACTAAAACGGGATTTTTTAAGACGTACGGTTTATCAGTCTACATGCAAAGATGAATGGTATGACGAAGCTTCCTCTTTCGGGCTAGATTTAAGGCTAAGCACATACATCCCAGTTTTTTGCTTTGTGCAAAATTATCATGTTGCTAAGACGTCTTTTTGTTCCGATGACCAGTTTGCTGTTTCTGTATCTCGTCTAATTGGGGAAACACTGGATGCTAAAGTGGTCCATATGCCGTTTTCAGTGAAGGAATCTTTTCTGCTCTTTCCTTTCCACTCAAACGTAAAAACGGACTGTTATGGCATCGCCATGGAGTGTATCAGCCATATTCAGGCCGTTATTCATTCAAATTTCGGCGTATCACTTGGGTTTATATTCGGTGAGCCCCTTAACAACCAAGATTCTTTTAAGTCGGAGATCAAACGTTTATTAAACAGTAAAGACCAGCGTTTTTATATGAAACGCGGATCGATTGAAAAAAGAAAGCAAGAAGCGAGCGGGACAGAAGATGTTTTCACTTGGTACGACAATGCGATCGTTGAAATCAGGCAATTAATAATTGAAGGAAATCACCAGCAAATCAATACGACAGTAGGCAAATGGGTCGAATTACTCGCGCGCAACAGATATCCGTGCGAAATGGTAAAGGAATGGGTGCTAAAGCTTATCGTCGATTTAAAAATAAAATTACAAACGTTGCCATTTTATTATGTAAAAGATACGGCTGAGGGGCTTCACGAAGAACTTTTGGCAATTGATTCTCTCGCTGAGTTACAGGTTTGGCTTACCCATTATTTTCGTTTCCTCCTTTCAGCGGTGGCTGAAGGCACTTCACAACCAAAAAGGAAAGAAGTGTTGGAAGCATTGAAATATGTGTATACCCATTTAGAAAAGAAAATCATGCTTGAAGAAGTTGCCAATCATTTGTTTTTAAATCCAAGCTATTTTAGCCGTTTGTTTAAAAAGGAAGTTGGCGAAACATTCGTTGAACATGTTACGAAAGCAAAAATAAATCGAGCAAAGGAATTGCTTGAGCAAACAGCCGAGCCAGTCGGAAAAATTTGTGAGCGCTTAGGCTACGACAATCAAAGTTACTTTATTAAAGTGTTTAAAAACCATGAAGGTGTGACTCCGATTGAATATCGGGGCGCAAGAGCATAACCTTAATTTGATAGAAAAGGTGAACTGAACATGACAAATGATGTGCAATGGGTTGCAGAGGCATTACAAAAAGTGTACAGGAAAGTAGGACGAACGAACATGAAAATGGGCGCCAACTTTCCCCACGCCAGTGTGAATGGTTCTTATCAATTAGAAGAACCCCACTGGTGGACGGCAGGGTTTTGGCCCGGGTTGCTATGGCTTTTGTATCGAGAGACAAAGGATGAATCACTAAAAGAAACAGCCAAACAATGCGAAAAGCAATTAGACTCTGTGATAACCGATTATTATAAACTGGACCACGATATCGGTTTTATGTGGACACTGACAAGTGTAGCGAACTACAAGCTGACAAAGGATGAAGATTCCAAGAGAAGGGCGTTGCTTGCCGCTAATTTACTAGCAGCAAGGTTTAACTGCAAGGGCAATTATATTCGTGCTTGGAACTCCCGTTATAAGGGGGATGAGAATACAGGCTGGGCGATCATTGACTGTTTAATGAACTTGCCGTTGCTGTTTTGGGCAACGAAAGAAACGGGAGATCCACGATTTTCCCATGTAGCAAAAAAGCATGGGGAGACAGCGTTAAACCACTTTATCCGCAAAGACGGTTCTGTTCATCATATTGTGCAATTTAATCCGGAAACAGGCGATAAGGAAAAAGCACTTGGCGGGCAAGGATTTTCTTCTGATTCTGCCTGGTCCCGTGGTGCAAGCTGGGCCATTTATGGCTTAGCGTTGCTTTACCGCGATACAGGTGAGAGCCAGTATTTACAGGCAGCAAAAGGTGTAGCGCACTTTTTTATCGCTCATTTGCCTGATGATTTTGTCCCTTATTGGGATTTTCGGCTGCCGCAAGGAATAACAAATTATCGCGATTCTTCAGCAGGCGCCATTGCTGCATGCGGATTGTTAGCTATTTCACAGGCGGTTGAACGAACCGAAGCCAACTTGTATAAACAGACGGCTATAAAGATGTTGCGGTCATTATATGACCATTACGGGGACTGGGAAAATGACGGCCAAGATGGGCTCATTTTACATGGCACGAGCCATTATCCTGAAGGGAAAAATATCGATGTTCCTCTTATTTACGGCGACTATTTTTTCGTTGAAGGGTTAACAAGCTTAAAAGCGGAATACGAACTATTTTGGTAGCATGCCGAAAGGGGGGACAGCAAAATGACGATAAACAACATTGAAAGCGCTTCGGAACTCAAAACGAGAGACGATTTAGCAAAGTTATTACAGCAAATATTGGCTCCGACGACGCGCTATTATAGCGAAGGATATGCCCGCTTGGAACTAGGGGGGACGGGAGCGGCTTACGCTAACTCAGTAGCTGGATTTGAGGGGTTTTCACGACTATTGTGGGGCCTCGTTCCATTGCTTGCTGGCTCAGAGGAGACAGATCACCAGTTGAAGCTCCATCTAGAAGGGATGAAAAATGGGACCAATCCCTGGCATCCTGAATATTGGGGAGACGTGACGGACTACGATCAACGAGTGGTGGAAATGGCTGTCTTCGGTCTTGCCCTTCTGCTCATTCCGGAAAAAATATGGGCGCCGTTACAAGAGAAAGAAAAGGAAAATCTGTACCACTGGTTAGCACAAATAAACGCTGTTGATGTATGGGACTGTAACTGGCTTTTTTTCCCTGTGCTTGTAAACCTGGGGTTTAAACAGGTCGGCTTGCCTTATGATCAACGCAAAATCGCTGACAATCTGGAACGAATTGACCAATTTTATCTAGAAAACGGTTGGTATGGAGATGGCTTGAACGGCCATCGTGACTATTATGTTTCTTTTGCGCTCCATTATTACGGGCTCGTCTATGCCAAAGTGATGGAAAAGGACGATCCAGTTCGTGCCGAGCGTTATAAAGCTAGGTCCACGGAATTTGCGAAAGCGTTTATTTATTGGTTTGCCGAGAATGGTTCAGCCATACCATACGGGAGGAGCATGACTTATCGCTTTGCGCAAGCAGCGTTTTGGAGTGCTGCCATCTTTGCTGGCATCACCCCTTTTTCGTTAGGGGTGATGAAAGGCCTGCTGTTTCGCCATCTGCGTTGGTGGTGCCAGCAGCCGATTTTCGATAATCGTGGATTATTAACAATTGGTTATGCCTATCCGAATTTAATCACGGCTGAAAACTATAACTCGCCAGGCTCTCCCTATTGGGCGTTAAAAGTATTTTTGCCGCTGGCACTTGATCAAGACGATTCGTTTTGGGAAGTTGAAGAGGAGCCTTTGCCCAGGTTAGAAAAGCACATTGTACAAGAGGAGCCTCGCTTTATACTTTGCAGGGATGCACGTGGCCACCACGCTTTCGCCTTTAACGCTGGCCATCTATCGACAAATGGGCATACCCACACTGCTGCTAAATATGAGAAGTTCGTTTACTCGACTGCTTTTGGCTTTAGTGTGCCTCGGGCAGAGTGGGGACTGGAGCAAGGAGCTTTTGATTCCACGCTTGCCTTGAGCGAAAGGGATAACCTTTACCGTGTAAAAAGGCAGAGCGAAGAATATGCGATTGCTAGGCAGTTTCTTTATACAAAGTGGAGACCTTGGCAAGACGTTGAAATAACAACATGGCTAATCCCTTGTGTACCATGGCATATACGCGTCCATAAAATTGAAACGAACAGATTGCTTGATGCAGCAGACGGTGGATTTGCTTTAGGGCTAGGAGGGGATGGAAGCGAATCTTTTGAGCAGCTCTCTAGTGGAGCCAGCTGTTTAGCAAAAACGGCAACGGCTGCTAGCGGAATCGTCAATCTTCGTGAAGACGGCGACACAGCGCTCATTTTTCCCCATGCAAATACAAACCTTTTACACCCACGAACCGTGATTCCGACTGTAAGAACGAGAATCGATCGGGGTACAACTTTTCTCGTTAGCGCTGTGTATGGAGAAGTTGATGGTCACTTGCACGCACAGAGCTGGGCTGCTGTCCCTAGCGTCCGCATGTTTGCTAACAAACTGATCGTTTCTTGGCCCAACCGAGAGCCAATTGAAGTGGCCTTGTATAGCGAATAAAAACGAAAGGAATTAGCGATGAACGCAAAACGAATGAAACCGTTGTTAACAAACAGCCGCTCTTCACTTCTATTTTCCTCACAACAGCAGCAAGAGGCATGGTTTAAAGCGATTCACAAGAAAGCGGCGTATCAAGGGATGATCGATGAAATTAGAGATGAAGCAAACAGGCTTCAAAGAGAGCCTTTGCTTGACATGCCGTTTTCTGCATTTATACGTTTTCGCGATCACGGCTCTCGCCTTGAATATGAAAAGAGCTACTTTAAAAAACGGCGCAGGTTGACTACATTTGCGCTAATGGCGTTAATTGAACCAGACCAACCACATTATCTAGAACAGTTGCAAGATACGATTTGGTCGATTTGCAATGAGTATACGTGGTGCTTACCGGCACATTTAATGAATAGCCCGGAAATGGACACGACGAGTCAGCGCATAGCCAACCAATCGGCATACACGATTGATTTGTTTGCTGCTGAAACAGCGTTTACGTTAAGCGAAGTGTATCAACTAACAAAAAACAGACTCGATCCACTGATTCAAACACGGATTTTAGCAGAAGTTGACCGAAGAGTGTTGCTCCCGTTTTTAAGCGAGCGCTCTTATGAGTGGGAGACAGCAACCCATAATTGGGCCGCCGTATGTGCAGGCTCCATCGGTTGCGCGGCCATGCACATTTTGAAAGAGAATGAGGCATTGGCTACGCTTTTGGAACGGGTTCTTTGTACACTAGATTGTTACTTATCAGGATTTAATGATGACGGCGTTTGCCAAGAAGGCTACCACTATTGGCAATATGGATTTGGCTATTACACGTACTTTGCCGATTTGCTAAAAGTAAAAACGAAAGGGGCAATTGATTTATTTCAATCAGAAAAAGTCCACCAAATTGCGTTATTCCCGCAAAAATGTTTTCTTTTTGAAAAGAAAATTGCTAATTTTTCTGATGCGCTGCCAGTAGCGACGATTTTTATGGGACTGATTCATTACTTGCACAATCGTTATCAAGACGTGGAAGTACCAGAAGCGAGACTGCGCGCCTCTTACACGGAAGACCATTGCAGCCGCTTTGCACCTGCGCTGCGAAATTTATTATGGCTTGACGAAAACATATCCGGTCAGCGCTGGCAAAATAACAGCTTCTACCTGAAAGATTCCCAATGGTTTATTTCCCGAAAGGCGCCCTATGCGTTTGCCTGCAAAGGAGGGCATAACGACGAACCCCATAACCATAATGACGTTGGCCATTTTATTTTACAAGCAGAGGGAGAAGCGTTCTTAAAAGACGTAGGCAGCGGCATGTATAGCGACGACTACTTTGGAAAGGAGCGCTACACATTTTTATGCAATGGTTCCCATGGCCATTCGGTCCCGATCATTAATCACCAATACCAGTCTGCAGGAAAAGAACAGTTTGCGACTATCACCAATGCAGAAATTGGAAAGACATGCGACCGTCTTGAAATGGAATTGCAAAACGCCTATCAACTCGAGTCACTGCAATGGTTAAAAAGAAGCTTTACTTGGAAAAAGGCATCAGAACCTGGTTTGACTCTAGTTGACCAGTACCAATTTACGGACGATCCTAAGTTGATTACAGAGCGTTTTATAGCTCCAAATCTGCCGATAACCACCACAGACAGCAGCATTATCCTCGAAGGCAAGCACCGGCTTCAAATTCGATATGATCAGCAGCTGCTTGAATGGACGGTTAAAAAACATCGATTTATTAATCATTTTGGTGAAGAAGAATCTGTACAGGTGTTTGATTTTACCGTAAGGGAGCCGAAGCGCTGTTTTGATGTTCTGTTTGCCTTCGATTTTCTCCATTGATGATCTATTTTGAACTACAGGCCATAATCGGTTGTTTCCTGCAAATGGACAGTAAAGAGAACTTTCAGTCAAACGGAGGAGGTCAGTATGACAAAGAAAAAAATCGTACGCACTGCCGGTGGATGGATATGTATGGTTTGCTTGCTTTTTAGTTTCGTGTCTTCCGTGCAAACAAACGAAGCGCAAGGAGAAGTTGTAACCAAAACGATTTCCATCGATGGGGATGATGTCGATCCTCATAACCGCTTTAAAGGGTTCGGAACCGTCTCGGCCAATAATACGACACGATTATTAATCGATTACAAAGATGAGCATCCCGAAAAATATTGGCAGATCATGAATCATCTCTTTAATCGCGAAACAGGTGCTGGGCTGGCTCATGTTAAAGTGGAGCTTGGAGCCGACGTGGACTCTTCTTCCGGGACGGAACCAGCGACGATGCGTTATGGCGATGAGCCTGCTAATGTGCTAAGAGGCGCTGGGTTCCAGTTTGCCGCAGATGCCAAAACGATCAATCCTGATATTACGACTGAAATCTTGCGCTGGGGCGAGCCGCGCTGGACATGGAGCGGTGCGGCTAATAACGAATTTGAGAATCGGTACCAGTGGTATAAACAGACGATTGATGCTGTTTATGAAGAATATGGATTTAAACTAGACTACGTTGGCATATCGCAAAATGAAAGGGCGATCAATCATAATGGCCGCATTGAAGTTGATTGGCTCAAGTATTTTACTGCAAGGATAAAGGAAGAACCCAACTATGAATCGGATTATAAAGACATAAAGCTTGTGGCGGCAGACGGTTATCGTGATACGGCATCGATTAGCCAGACATTGCTTGACCATCCTGAGTTAATTGGTGAAATTGATGTTATTAGCTCCCACTACGGACTAACCGGCTCGGCCGAGTTGGCGCAATTGCAAAAGAAAGTAAGCGCAGAAGGCAAAGAGCCAAAAGAAGTATGGGTATCTGAGGGAATCGCCCCAATGATTCATGCACGCTACCGTCTAAATATGGAGCCACAGTATAATGGGCTAGGGGGCCAGGCAGGCATTGTTGATGTTGCATCCCGCATTATTTCCGTTTATTCGTGGACAGGGGCAGGCGATCTGCCGCTCCAAGCGGTTTCATTTGACTTTCAGCCGTCTGTAGCTGCCTTTTATGAAGGCTCTAATTACAATCCGAAACACCTAATTAGTGCCTCTGACCCATGGTCAGGTTTCTATGAAAGCGACGGCGGAGTCCAAGCTGTCCGCCATATTATGAACTTTGTCGGCTACGATGACCGTACGACTGCTAAAAATGAACGTTGGCAATATGTAAAAGGCGCTACTTACAGCGACGGCGATTTTTTTGACGGAGGCGTCGACGTTGATACGAGTACGGATAACTACATGACCGTAAAAGACCCTGAAACCGATGATTACACGACAGTTTTTGCTAACAATACAAAGGAACTGCGCAAATACAAGATGAAGGCTAAAAATTTGAGTGGAAAAGAGAACGCACAAGTGCATGTCTGGGAAACACGAGGACCAGATGAAGGGCAAGCCTATGATGACAACTGGTTTAAACACATTGAAACTATTAAACCAACTAATGGGGAATACGAACTCGAAGTCAAGCCCTATTCGATTGTGACCATTACTACATTGGATAGAAAAGCGGACATCGAAGACTTTGAATATCAATCACAACCAGTCGATCTAGCAAAAGACAAGATCATGGCGTTGCCTTACACGGATGAGTTTGAATACAATGATTACCCACCTGATGAAAAAGGCAGGGATTATGTTGAACGGCGTGGAGGCACCCCTCGTTATATGACCGATCAACATGGAGCATTTGAGGTCGTGACAGAAGCGACAAAACCTGTTTCTAAAGGAAGTGCTGAACGTACGAACCGAAATATACCAGAAGCAGTTGCCCACGGAAATATGTTGCAGCAAAAAATCACTCCTGACATCATTGGCGCAGAATGGGCCGTCTGGGGAGGAACAGATGGAGCTGAAGCAACGAGCAATCCTTACACTGTGATTGGAGATTTTCGTTGGGTCAACTACAAAGTGTCCTATGACTTTTTATTAGACAACTATACCCCGGAAGTAAGCGGTAGAGAGAACTATGCACTTATTGGCGTTCGTCAAGTGAAAGCCGGCGGCAGAGATTCTTCTGCCCCTTACAATGCCCGTGTTTTTTCGGACGGTAGGTATGAAATTTTAAGAACGGGCACCGTTGTTAAAGAAGGAACAATTGAAGGCTTTGACCACGAAATTTGGCATAACTTAGCCTTTGAAGCGAAGGAAAACGTGTTTACGCTGTTCGTTGACGGAAACGAAGTTGCTTCTTATACGGATCCTGATTCAACTGTTATGGCTGGCAGGGTTGTGCTAGGTTCAGGTTATTACGAAACTTTATTTGATAATTTAAAAGTTGAACCGATTCCGGGCTACGCTTATGAATCGAAAAAATACGACAGTGCTCAAGGGAAAGTATACAAGTCGGAAGCACAAGCTCTTGCAAATATCGATGAGGCCAATCCTATCGGCTATATCGGAAACTGGCAGTATACACAAGCTGGATACGCTCATTTTAACCGAACGCTAATGACTGCAGAGACAGATGTGCCCGTTTGGAACGGAGTAACAATTAGCCACCAAGATTCAACAACGGAACAAGGAACGTTAAATAAAGTGTTTTATTCGGGGAATTGGTCTTCAAACAATGCCAACGCCTGGGGAGCAAACGGGGCTGCTATTGAAATCACTTTTAAAGGCACAGGGATTAACTTGCACGGAATCACCAATCCAGCAAATGGAAGCGCCGATGTTTATTTAAATGGGGAGTGGGTCGGCGAAGCAAATTACTTGAACAATAGTGAAATCACCAAAATGGTCTGGCAGATTGAAAATCTTGAAGACAGACAACATACGCTCAAAGTAGTCGCAAAAGAACGGTATACTAGCTTTAGCAAAGCCGAAATTACGACGACAACTCCCCCATTAGCTGTAAAAAAACGAGGAGCGAACGAGATTGTAAAGGTATCGGATGAGGCGGAAATTGGGACTGAAGAAAATACGGTATATGCGTTTAGGAAAAATGCATCCTGGGGATCAAACGACACGAATGCGTGGGCCAACTTTGATGATGACCCTTATCTTTTCATACACTTTACAGGCACCGGAATCGATTACCTTGCTGGAAAAGAAGAGCAGACGCTATACAAGTTCGAGCTTGACGGAAAAAACGTGGGCAACTTTGAAGTCGATCCGCGTACAGGGATCAGATATTCCGTCAGAGGTCTGGAAGAAGGGCCACACACTTTAAAAGTCTCATTAGGAGATAATGAACGAAAAGAAACGTTTATGGATTACCGCGGAATTAACATTTACAGCACGCCTCAAGCAGGCGAGCCAACGAGCACGATGATTTTTTCATTCGAGGGTTCGGGCTTTCATTTATTTGGCGCGACGCCAGATGCACTGATTGACGTGCTCATTGACGGCCAATTAGTCGCTGAAAATGAACGAATCACTTCTAAAGGGGACCGGCAAACCTCTTACCATATTAGTGGATTAGAAAACAAGAAGCATCTAGCAAAAATCGAAGTAAAAGGCGGCTCATTCGTATTCGACGGACTTGACGTCATCACAGGTGCAACAGAAGCCAAGGAAAAGTGATCGGGGTTAAAAAAGAAGTCAAATAATGAAACATGAAGGCTTTCGGGCGTAAAACACTGTTTTGACAGCGATATTGACAAACCGGGCCGT is a genomic window of Shouchella clausii containing:
- a CDS encoding S-layer protein gives rise to the protein MTKKKIVRTAGGWICMVCLLFSFVSSVQTNEAQGEVVTKTISIDGDDVDPHNRFKGFGTVSANNTTRLLIDYKDEHPEKYWQIMNHLFNRETGAGLAHVKVELGADVDSSSGTEPATMRYGDEPANVLRGAGFQFAADAKTINPDITTEILRWGEPRWTWSGAANNEFENRYQWYKQTIDAVYEEYGFKLDYVGISQNERAINHNGRIEVDWLKYFTARIKEEPNYESDYKDIKLVAADGYRDTASISQTLLDHPELIGEIDVISSHYGLTGSAELAQLQKKVSAEGKEPKEVWVSEGIAPMIHARYRLNMEPQYNGLGGQAGIVDVASRIISVYSWTGAGDLPLQAVSFDFQPSVAAFYEGSNYNPKHLISASDPWSGFYESDGGVQAVRHIMNFVGYDDRTTAKNERWQYVKGATYSDGDFFDGGVDVDTSTDNYMTVKDPETDDYTTVFANNTKELRKYKMKAKNLSGKENAQVHVWETRGPDEGQAYDDNWFKHIETIKPTNGEYELEVKPYSIVTITTLDRKADIEDFEYQSQPVDLAKDKIMALPYTDEFEYNDYPPDEKGRDYVERRGGTPRYMTDQHGAFEVVTEATKPVSKGSAERTNRNIPEAVAHGNMLQQKITPDIIGAEWAVWGGTDGAEATSNPYTVIGDFRWVNYKVSYDFLLDNYTPEVSGRENYALIGVRQVKAGGRDSSAPYNARVFSDGRYEILRTGTVVKEGTIEGFDHEIWHNLAFEAKENVFTLFVDGNEVASYTDPDSTVMAGRVVLGSGYYETLFDNLKVEPIPGYAYESKKYDSAQGKVYKSEAQALANIDEANPIGYIGNWQYTQAGYAHFNRTLMTAETDVPVWNGVTISHQDSTTEQGTLNKVFYSGNWSSNNANAWGANGAAIEITFKGTGINLHGITNPANGSADVYLNGEWVGEANYLNNSEITKMVWQIENLEDRQHTLKVVAKERYTSFSKAEITTTTPPLAVKKRGANEIVKVSDEAEIGTEENTVYAFRKNASWGSNDTNAWANFDDDPYLFIHFTGTGIDYLAGKEEQTLYKFELDGKNVGNFEVDPRTGIRYSVRGLEEGPHTLKVSLGDNERKETFMDYRGINIYSTPQAGEPTSTMIFSFEGSGFHLFGATPDALIDVLIDGQLVAENERITSKGDRQTSYHISGLENKKHLAKIEVKGGSFVFDGLDVITGATEAKEK
- a CDS encoding heparinase II/III family protein, which encodes MNAKRMKPLLTNSRSSLLFSSQQQQEAWFKAIHKKAAYQGMIDEIRDEANRLQREPLLDMPFSAFIRFRDHGSRLEYEKSYFKKRRRLTTFALMALIEPDQPHYLEQLQDTIWSICNEYTWCLPAHLMNSPEMDTTSQRIANQSAYTIDLFAAETAFTLSEVYQLTKNRLDPLIQTRILAEVDRRVLLPFLSERSYEWETATHNWAAVCAGSIGCAAMHILKENEALATLLERVLCTLDCYLSGFNDDGVCQEGYHYWQYGFGYYTYFADLLKVKTKGAIDLFQSEKVHQIALFPQKCFLFEKKIANFSDALPVATIFMGLIHYLHNRYQDVEVPEARLRASYTEDHCSRFAPALRNLLWLDENISGQRWQNNSFYLKDSQWFISRKAPYAFACKGGHNDEPHNHNDVGHFILQAEGEAFLKDVGSGMYSDDYFGKERYTFLCNGSHGHSVPIINHQYQSAGKEQFATITNAEIGKTCDRLEMELQNAYQLESLQWLKRSFTWKKASEPGLTLVDQYQFTDDPKLITERFIAPNLPITTTDSSIILEGKHRLQIRYDQQLLEWTVKKHRFINHFGEEESVQVFDFTVREPKRCFDVLFAFDFLH